Genomic segment of Oncorhynchus nerka isolate Pitt River linkage group LG10, Oner_Uvic_2.0, whole genome shotgun sequence:
ttacttttgatacttaagtatatttaaaaccaaatactcaagtaggattttactgggtgactttaactTTAGTCATTTTATATTAAGATATCTTTAGTTCTACTTAAGTATGATTATTGGGTACTTTTTTCCACAACAGGATGTGtctatttttgtattttgtatgaTGTTTTTACTCGCTCAATACCCCGtccagtaggtggcggtaatgcagtATTTACATTGGATGCCGACTGCTTTTAAACCCCACCGAAGAAGGATAGTGAGCTCGCAATTTGACATTCAGACTGTTCAGACCTGTCCACAAATAGATTAAGTTTATAGCCATTAGCCTACCTAGTGATGTGAAACCGAGGCTTTCTGAAGCCTTTGGGGCTTTCACCAAATTGTGCCAAAAAACGGTTCATTACGCAGAGTTTTAAACACAATGGACATTAGTGACATCTGCTGGTCAGCAATGAAAAGCAGCGGTTGATGTTCATATAGAATTGTTTTCAACAATATATCTAAAATCTATAGCCTTCTATCAGTTACCGTACAGGTTCGCACCTTCCACTGTTCTCCCCTTTTTTGTTGTTACTGTGAATCCCTTCTTTTTTGAAACGGTGAATGTATGGCATTTATGTAGGATGCGTAAGGCACACGTTTATACTTTACTCAATAAAACGAATTGTTTGAACAACAATGTGATGAAAGTGTATTTTCACATAAAACAATTTTTCAAATTAATATGCCTTAATCTTAATTCAACCCCAATCCCTGGTCGTAGTCCCTAGAAAACCCAACACCCCTTGTCTAACCGTTCAACTGACCCTATGAAAGAATCCTAACTGAATGATTAAGTGTCCAGTAGAGGTCGGTGTGTGAAAGCAAAGCACCGGAACCACGGCGAAATCTCGCGTTTGAAGAAAATAAACACGTGATCAAACTGAGCTTTGGACCTAATTGATCAGATGATAATGTAACTTTGAAACGAGCATCAGTACTGTACATTGTTGTCGGATCACTAGTGCTTTGAAAACGTAATCGGAGCTCCGGTACCGATCGTCCCATCAATAAATATACCACAATCACTGCTGGATGTTTCGTTGTAACGTGATTCAAGGCTTGCGTATTTGGAAGAGGTAGCTACACACTTTTTTTATGTAGCAAGCTACACAGGGACTCACAAAGCATTAGCTAGCTGACTGACTACTGGTAGCTAGCCTTGTCGAACACACGTGGTTTTTGTAGGTAACGTtagttataaaaaatatatttggtaTAGGTACGTGAAGCTAGCTGTTAGCCTGTGCATAGTTGGATAGCTAGCTAACGGCTATTACCATGTGCTACTGTTAGATCATTGAAATAGTTTGTGGTTACCAATTTCTCTAagtgtatattgtatatactTGGGCGTCCCCTACCTTAGTTTGCTGGAAAGTTTAATCGAACTAACCTGGCTTTCGCTCccaatggatagatggatggcaCCTACTGTAACCGACATACTAGCTGTCTAGTTAGTTTTGATTGCAATGTATTTTAGTTGCCGCTAGGAAGGATGCTCGAAATGTGTCACTTGACGACTTGAGACGTAACCTGTGTGTAAATCTACCCATGCAACTACAACTATTTCTTAATGCTAATAATACCATGCATTTTTGTTGACATCTAGCTACACATTCTCAGCTGTGAGCGTTGCGTTGAAAAGGAAGCCGCAAGCATCAAGACTGTTGTTCACCATGGTGGACTCTCAGTATTACCTCCCCAATGACATTGGGATCTCCGCGCTGGACTGCACTGAAGCGTTTCGCCTGCTGTCCCCTAGAGAACAGCTCTATGCGCACTACCTCTCCAGGTCTGCCTGGTACGGAGGactggctgtgctgctgcagaCCTCGCCCGAGTCTGCCTCCATCTTCGTTCTCTTACAGAGGCTCTTCCGCAAGCAGCCACCAGCACAGCTGGGGAATGTGGCTACTGCAGCTGGACTCAGTCCtgaggagtaccaggtaatgcaCCTACCCACAGAGCCTGGAGAAAGAATGAGTCAAACAATGTATACACCGTAGAATTGGAATGTCTAACCACACTCAGATGGTACAGGCTCAGCCATTTATCAGGTGACTGTGCACAGTGAGCCTGTTGTAATAACATGCATCTTCTGTGTCTCAGCCTGACTCGAGATAATAATAGCTATTGTTTTTTTTGGCAGGCCTTTCTTGTTTATGCTGCTGGTCTCTATGCCAACATGGGCAACTACAAGTCATTTGGAGACACCAAGTTCATTCCCAACCTACCCAAGGTAGATAATCCTCACTTTTTTTAAAATGTCTGAATTACAAAAGCCTTGACGGAATGGTTATGTCCTCTAATAACCACACATTGTGGCGTAGGAGAACCTGAAGGCCCTTGTGTGGCAGAGCCAGGCTTTCCAGGACAGCCCCAGTGAGATGGAGGCCCTGTGGGACAGCTGCTccaccctcctctactcccttGAGGACAAACAGAAACAGCTGGGCTTGGGGGACAAGGTAAGACCTCCTGGTGCCAAACACTCACCTCACGTATGCCTTATGCGGTGTTGGGTCTGCTTAAATAAATCCCATGTACTGTAGTTGTTGATAATGATGTCGCTTTGTTTCTGGTCCGCAGGGAATCACCACGTACTTCTCGGGGAACTGTTGTTTGGAGGACGCCGAGTTGGCTCAGAAATTCTTGGACTCCAAGGTGTTTGTTCGCGTATTTAAGTTTGTTGTCTTGTGTGTCCGTGTTCGGATTGCAGGATTTAAAGAGTTGTCTCCCTTACAGAACCTGAGTGCCTACAACACGCGATTGTTCAAGAAGAAATCCGAAGGGAAGAGCTGCTATGAGGTGCGCCTTGCGTCTGCTGTGCAGGAGGGTGAGAGTGCCTTTttcctttttaaaaaaaaaaaagctatgCAAATAAAGACGCGCTATAAATGATGTCAGAGCTCAAGCTCTGAGCTTCACAGCTCTGTATGCGTTTTGACTGACGGTCGTTCTGAACTTAAGCATCCTCCAAAACAGCATGCGACCAGAAGTtgcacccatccctccctctaatcGGGCAACTTTTGCACATCGTTGATCTGAGCGAGGGCAATGCTGTACATTGTTGATCTGAGCGAGGGCAATGCTGCACATCGTTGATCTGAGCGAGGGCAATGCTGCACATCGTTGATCTGAGCGAGGGCAATGCTGCACATCGTTGATCTGAGCGAGGGCAATGCTGCACATCGTTGATCTGAGCGAGGGCAATGCTGCACATCGTTGATCTGAGCGAGGGCAATGCTGCACATCGTTGATCTGAGCGAGGGCAATGCTGCACATCGTTGATCTGAGCGAGGGCAATGCTGCACATCGCTGATCTGAGCGAGGGCAATGCTGCACATCGTTGATCTGAGCGAGGGCAATGCTGGACATCGTTGATCTGAGCGAGGGCAATGCTGCACATCGTTGATCTGAGCGAGGGCAATGCTGTACATCGTTGATCTGAGCGAGGGCAATGCTGCACATCGTTGATCTGAGCGAGGGCAATGCTGTACATCGTTGATCTGAGCGAGGGCAATGCTGCACATCGTTGATCTGAGCGAGGGCAATGCTGTACATCTTAAGAGGTTAAGAGGACCcgatgtattttgaaagatgagacgttggcaaattcaaataaataccTCTTTGATGAATTGCAAGCAAACCCAAACAGCGGTGAGTCGAGAAAATGCACGTCACATTTCCTTATCGTAAAACTCATCACTGCGTTTGATGTGCAGTTTACAAGATGACGtggcgtcataccctgggttgttctgaccAGAATGAGCCTGTTTGTCTGTTGTGATGAGAATTCATCAGGGAACACGCACTTGTCCGCACGCTTGACGATTTTCTATGCCCGCCAAAATTGCGATCCCTTTCTCTGAATTGCCCCGTGAAAGCTTTGTAACACTGTAAGATGgtattttataacttagctagtcgtgttggcaatagaacaagcgTTCAAATGATGCCCGTCTGACCCAGGTTGCGATTTTTGTAGTGGGCCATTTTTGGATTGTGTTAAACAACAACGATAATTGTGTGATGGCGGagatgcagggttgtgttccaaacaaaacgaCTACAAGTGTTCTTGCTCGAGTTCCTCAACGGCACACCTAGGAGAGCTCAAAAAAAGCACCTTGTATTTAAAGACTCATAAGTGCATTGACGttacttaggaactgtgcacaccGTGGAGAGGTGTATATGTGTGGCCCTTGGGAGACACCAGTTTGTCCTCACACTCAAACCCCTTGTCATTTGTTTTGTTGTCCTATGTTGCACCAACCCAACATTTTTTCAGGAATTTTCTTATATTACTGAATGTATCCCAGCGTATTTTCGGATTTCGTTGTCAACAAATGCAGCGAgaggtacagtaaatgtaaaatgcacgtTGAATCAAGTgcaatgtttggattcagtcttgatAGGTGAACTGTTGTCCTCAACTTTGGTCCAATCATTTTCTGATCATCTCAACTGTTCCCTTTTTTTTATCGTTACCATGTTTACGCAGTTCATATTTCTTCTTTAAGGAACATCTgaatttagccctatccatacAGGCCAATTCCTACACGTGTAAAGGGTTGACGTCAGTAATGAGTCCTCTCtttttattacatcaattttctCTGTCATTGTTCTAGACTGTGCAgtggatggggagggggagaccaGGTGCGGCAGATATGACTTTGAGGACTGTGTCTTCACGGTTTCCAGGGGAGACTATGATCACCTCATGAAGAAAGTGAGCGAAAATCTGGAGAAAGCCAAGGTCAGTTCAAACAGTATTTTAATTCAAATGTATGTTCATCCCTTATCGACGAAAGCACGTGACTCAAAACTACTAATGCGTCTTAACATGTCAAGTTTGGTCCCATGCGAACCGTCTTCTCTTTAACGGAAGGACCACGCGGCCAATGAGAACCAGAAACGAATGCTGGAGGAATATTCGCGGAGTTTCACCTTTGGGTCCGTGGAGGCGCACAAGGAAGGCTCTCGTTTCTGGATCAAAGACAAGGGGCCCAttgtggagaggtgagagagcgCTGCCTTCCAGATTTGGCCTTCTGGTCTGTGGATCACAGAAGCAATCCCTTCCCCTGTCGTTTTTTTTCTCAACTTGACGTTTGTCTTTTCCTTTCTCCCCTAGTTATATTGGCTTTATCGAGAGCTACAGGGATCCCTTTGGTTCCAGGGGAGAGTTTGAAGGTACAAATTAAGAGGCAACGCACCCCCCTATTATCCATTACGTGTTTTTGAATACTCTTTTGTGATCGCATCTGGGTTTGTCTCCTCTTTCCTCAGGTTTTGTTGCCGTGGTGAACAAGGCGATGAGCGAACGCTTTGCTAAGCTGGTGAGCTCAGCCGAAGTGCTTCTGCCAGAGCTGCCATGGCCAAAAGAGTTTGAGAAGGACCGCTTCCTCCTGCCTGACTTCACCTCCCTGGACGTGCTGACGTTCGCTGGCAGCGGCATTCCAGCGGGCATTAACATTCCCAACTGTGAGTGCCACGTCCGAACTGACTCTTTATTCAGTTAATATTGACACGGCCGATCCACACCGCATGTTGTTCGGGTCTCGAAAGGATCTCTAATGACTTTGGCTTAATGTCGGTCAATTCCATGTGAAAAGGACCCACGAGCACCATTATGTGAAGTTTATAGGAGCAGGTCAAATGAACGTCGAGTCTGTTTTTGGATACATTTTTCAGCCATTTTCCATCTTAAAACTTAAACGATGGCTTTGATTTGTGGTCAAACAGAGGAAAAGGGTTCATAGAAAACATCCACCAGAGATGTTAAAAGTTATTATTGTCTTAAAAGTTATTGCAAATGCATCAAACCAACATTTTGAAGACCCTCTGACAACTAATATCGACACTTCCGTTTAGTTTGAGAAATGATTTGCCTTCTGTGAGAAACATTGTCATTCCGTTACCAAAAACCAAcatctttaagatattttctcATTTATGAATGAAAGTTCACaaagtaacaagtaaaggtagacctacttATTAGTGTTTTTACTAATATATTTGATTGTTTATGAATTTAGTGATTCAAACTCGAAATTCTGTTACCGAATCGGGAACAGAATTACTGCATCTGAATTGGCTAGTGGGAAATcatagtcacaaaccacagttagGTCACctggtactctctctctctctctctctctctctcgtacctctctctctcgtacctctctctctctcctggctctTACTGACATTTAAAAGTAGTTGAAATTTGGTCAGTCCGCCCTGGCCCTGTTTTCAACACGTCCACAGACCTACATTTTTGGTCCGACCTTGATTTGATCCAGTCACCAATCAAAGACGTCTATGTTTCCCGACTTTGGACAGCACAGCGAAACTGAGTACTGTAAAGAAATGTAGAGTACAATATAATGTACTGAactttactgtactgtgttgtccaGACTTCTGAAACATAGACCAcctctatgattggttcagattggGTCCGGACCAACTACGTTTGGTCTTGTTTGGGgcggagctcattagaataatagccAGGGTGTAGAATAATCCCCATATATGTAAAGGAGGACATTGTGTATTTCtaccttttttttctttctgtacatattcaggatacatcaccatgaagagaatagCATTTATATCcgtaattatgcatttctgtatagTACAGATCAGTGACCCATAATGCAATTCTGTTACCGTAATTCTGTTActgggtgtaaatccacttcacttactgtagttcgataaccaaaatatatttttttgttttaacTCGAGGTGTCatatagctgacaccccattatttctgcagacatcttgggATCTTAATTCAGAGTAGATATTAAACCGTTTTTGGAAAACGTGGTCGTGTAAAAACCGAGGGAGTTTTCATCGTCATTCATCGTCATTCTGTTACCACCTGCACATTTTTTCCAATAAATGTGTTTCTGggagagagatttttttttttgtgtacaTCTTTCAAATAAGTCCTATAGTGCATAGTTTTATGGTTTGTTAAATGTTGATATCAATCATCTGGGGGCGCATTTTAATTCCGTTACCATGGAATtatgcctgtgtgtctgtgtttgtctagATGACGATATCAGACAGTCGGAGGGCTTTAAGAATGTCTCCCTGGGTAATGTTCTGGCTGTGGCATATGCTACCCAGAAGGACAAGCTCACCTTCCTGGATGAAGAAGACAAGGTAATCAACTTTCTAACTATGAAATCCGTGCCATGCCAAATAACCACGAAGactgaaagggggggggggggtgcaattaTGCCCATCAGATCTTTTTTTCCTTCAATGGTCTCTGTCTGTATCTTTCAGGATGTGTACATTAAGTGGAAGGGGCCCTCCTTTGAGGTGCAGGTTGGCCTCCATGAGCTGCTGGGCCATGGCAGTGGAAAACTCTTTGTCCAGGTGAGAGAGAGCCATCTCCGTTCATGTCCtgtatggtcagtccttgcatctatagccctgtctatgaatttgagtgttTACATTTCTCCAGCTCAATCGCCCAGCTGTTCACCACAACAGTGGCGGGGCGCCACCGTTTTATTGTTTGAACGGATTGCCCCTTTAGTGTGTTAAAACGTCTGGTTTAAAATCCATTGTGTTTACTGTTATGTAGTCTCTGAGCGGGGGATGCACAGTGCTTTGTGACTGTGTTTTTTTAATGTGTTGTCATGTGTACAGGATGAGAAGGGAACTTTCAACTTCAAGCAAGATAATGTTCGCAATCCTGAGACTGGAGAAAAGGTGAGCCTATATACCTCAGTCATTTGGGATCatacttttatttatttctgtATATTTTCTTTATTCTTTCGCTTTGGTCTTGAGAGAGAATGATTTTGAGAGAGCGTAATGGATTGTTGTGGTTCAGTAAACTATATGTTTTAAGGCTGATGATCGTGACCAATGTTAAAATGTCTGGTTGCCGATGAAGGGGTTTAAGTGAGTATTGGTGTAAAGTATGGTTTCTGTGCTTCAGATCACCACCTGGTACAAAGGCAACGAAACATGGGACAGCAAATTCTCCACCATTTCTTGCTCCTATGAAGAGTGCAGGGCCGAGTGTGTGGGGCTCTACCTCTGTCTCAACAAACAcgtgctcaggtctgtttgtCTGTGCTCTGGTCTGTTTAGCCGTGCTCTGGTCTGTTTAGCCGTGCTCTGTAGTCACTAAACCTAAATTTTTAATATAAAAGCCGAATGTATTAACGGTGATCTTATGCGGGTCAGGACGCTCTAACGAGGATGTTGTCCCTGGGTTTGCAGTATCTTTGGCCATGAGGGCGAGGATGCAGAGGAGGTGGTGTACGTCAACTGGCTCAACATGGTGCGCGCTGGCCTGCTGGGACTCGAGTTCTACACCTCCGAGAGCAAGAGCTGGAGACAGGTCAGCTACACTAAAGTTCAATCATTTACGAAGTACATCAGCCTCACTTGATCATGCTAGCTTTCTGACTCTATAGCTCATTGAATATCTTCCccactgcctgtgtgtgtgtgtgtgtgtgtgtcttatccCGCTGTGTGTTTAACTAAaccccctgttctctgtctcaGGCCCACATGCAAGCTCGCTTTGTGATCCTGCGGGTGCTCCTGGAGGCTGGCGAGGGGCTGGTGACCCTGAAGGAGAGCACAGGAAAAGATGGGCGCCCAGATGCCCTTATAACGCTGGACCGCAGCAAGATCCACACTGTGGGCAAGGGTGCCATCGAGAGGTTCCTATGcaaactacaggtacagctgtagaagGCTTGGAAATGTCTTGATT
This window contains:
- the LOC115135495 gene encoding dipeptidyl peptidase 3-like, which encodes MFRCNVIQGLRIWKSYTFSAVSVALKRKPQASRLLFTMVDSQYYLPNDIGISALDCTEAFRLLSPREQLYAHYLSRSAWYGGLAVLLQTSPESASIFVLLQRLFRKQPPAQLGNVATAAGLSPEEYQAFLVYAAGLYANMGNYKSFGDTKFIPNLPKENLKALVWQSQAFQDSPSEMEALWDSCSTLLYSLEDKQKQLGLGDKGITTYFSGNCCLEDAELAQKFLDSKNLSAYNTRLFKKKSEGKSCYEVRLASAVQEDCAVDGEGETRCGRYDFEDCVFTVSRGDYDHLMKKVSENLEKAKDHAANENQKRMLEEYSRSFTFGSVEAHKEGSRFWIKDKGPIVESYIGFIESYRDPFGSRGEFEGFVAVVNKAMSERFAKLVSSAEVLLPELPWPKEFEKDRFLLPDFTSLDVLTFAGSGIPAGINIPNYDDIRQSEGFKNVSLGNVLAVAYATQKDKLTFLDEEDKDVYIKWKGPSFEVQVGLHELLGHGSGKLFVQDEKGTFNFKQDNVRNPETGEKITTWYKGNETWDSKFSTISCSYEECRAECVGLYLCLNKHVLSIFGHEGEDAEEVVYVNWLNMVRAGLLGLEFYTSESKSWRQAHMQARFVILRVLLEAGEGLVTLKESTGKDGRPDALITLDRSKIHTVGKGAIERFLCKLQVLKSTADVEGGRALYEGYSAVSDGGSHNFLCLRETVLQRKEARKMFVQANTRVKGDSVELVEYEGSAAGLICSFTERFADDAEEVEAHLLELNKRDAPCWF